The proteins below are encoded in one region of Paenibacillus albus:
- a CDS encoding response regulator transcription factor, whose protein sequence is MNILIVDDEPRHLRGMAAMVQTMRPNARVLVAKDGEIALACIRSETPDVVLSDIQMPNMDGLALLKLVAEEGIRTKIVMVSAFNLFEFAQTAIRHGAYDYLLKPIDADKVEELLQRMESQLAAEKKERGESAELKQRLQLASTAYRSRLLHLWLSGDLSPEKREELADWAMLREVDAIMLTEINSRKSEADDLPALLQALTDQLEQAGSAFGQVCVFSLQSEPGQSIRIVTALRLRQPMAEMIGELRAAMSALTVLKHDGATLTHGIGVMSAAAEPDTRSGAHIPHLYRRAQTALAYTFHDEWRGIVNGSELSPLSEAVFRLDGEQLFEALQEPTMAAAETLCRTAFEMLAANGHADPKLMKDYAALTIMKIKSRTKDIVPPQLGSALTETAVSEIPVCSSSGALMELLLLRLSEVHRSLNVRKQGRNEQMLEKCLSWIQEHYQEDVTLEMAAERYHFNASYFSTLIKSRTGRSFSDHLMEARMRRAKELLGAGQLKIYEISEQCGYRDTKYFTRVFKRQVGVSPEAYKHMESKQSGSEGAP, encoded by the coding sequence ATGAACATTCTCATCGTGGATGATGAACCGCGGCATCTGCGCGGGATGGCCGCCATGGTCCAGACGATGCGCCCGAATGCGCGGGTGTTGGTGGCTAAGGACGGGGAAATTGCACTCGCATGCATTCGGTCGGAGACTCCTGACGTGGTGCTTAGCGATATTCAAATGCCGAATATGGATGGACTTGCTTTATTGAAGCTGGTGGCCGAGGAGGGCATACGAACGAAAATCGTGATGGTATCGGCATTCAATCTGTTCGAGTTTGCCCAAACTGCGATCCGGCATGGTGCTTATGACTATTTGCTCAAGCCAATCGATGCGGACAAGGTTGAAGAACTGCTGCAGCGGATGGAATCGCAGCTCGCTGCAGAGAAGAAGGAGCGGGGCGAGTCTGCCGAGTTGAAGCAGCGCCTACAGCTCGCTTCAACCGCCTATCGAAGCCGGTTGCTCCATTTGTGGCTGAGCGGCGATTTGTCGCCGGAGAAGCGGGAGGAGCTGGCGGACTGGGCGATGCTGCGGGAGGTCGACGCCATTATGCTGACTGAAATTAATAGCAGGAAGAGCGAAGCGGACGATCTGCCGGCGCTGCTCCAAGCGCTGACCGATCAGTTGGAACAGGCAGGATCGGCATTCGGACAAGTCTGCGTGTTTTCGCTGCAATCCGAGCCGGGCCAAAGCATCCGGATCGTCACGGCGCTGCGTCTTCGTCAGCCGATGGCGGAGATGATCGGAGAACTTCGTGCTGCGATGTCAGCGCTTACGGTGCTCAAGCACGATGGAGCGACTCTGACCCACGGAATCGGGGTTATGTCAGCAGCGGCAGAACCGGATACGAGGAGTGGTGCGCATATCCCTCATTTGTATCGACGGGCGCAAACCGCGCTGGCGTATACGTTCCACGACGAATGGCGGGGTATTGTGAATGGCTCGGAGTTGAGTCCGCTGTCGGAAGCCGTCTTCCGGCTGGATGGAGAGCAGCTGTTTGAAGCGCTGCAGGAGCCGACCATGGCAGCTGCTGAGACGTTGTGTCGCACTGCATTCGAGATGCTCGCGGCAAACGGCCATGCTGACCCCAAGCTCATGAAGGATTACGCGGCGCTGACCATTATGAAGATCAAAAGTCGAACCAAAGACATTGTTCCTCCGCAACTTGGAAGCGCTCTCACCGAAACGGCTGTTTCGGAGATTCCGGTATGTTCGAGCAGTGGTGCTCTAATGGAACTGCTGCTTCTACGTCTGAGCGAGGTGCACCGTTCGCTGAATGTGCGAAAGCAAGGCCGCAACGAACAGATGCTGGAGAAATGCTTAAGCTGGATCCAGGAACATTACCAGGAGGACGTGACGCTCGAGATGGCGGCTGAGCGATATCACTTCAACGCTTCGTACTTCAGCACTTTAATCAAAAGCCGGACCGGACGCTCATTCTCCGACCATCTCATGGAGGCACGCATGCGGCGGGCCAAGGAGCTCCTTGGTGCCGGACAGCTTAAAATTTACGAAATTTCGGAGCAGTGCGGCTATCGGGATACGAAATATTTCACACGCGTGTTCAAGCGGCAGGTCGGGGTGTCTCCGGAAGCGTACAAGCATATGGAATCGAAGCAATCCGGAAGTGAGGGAGCACCATGA
- a CDS encoding S-layer homology domain-containing protein, which yields MKPVKNVLIGLVCLAVISIPVAAEVQPTAAVAAGKVEITSATFKDVPSNHWATDAINYVAEKGYMAGYAGNVFRPAGTITRAEFTVVIVRISGLKAAKSAMFSDISRHWASGAIQTAAAAGIVSTGEYGVEFHPNQAITRLEMAHMIAKALAKVPAYATYLKAFSGLYNADLPLEDYREMKKADVPYLAMAFGSRVMSGYADASFGLNKKATRAEAAAMFQTLSSVRGKKPESYQYLRELKEVAETGMNAVAVSKLIPQVNIVKDKPIVIEHANFTAKLKRVYVVPIKGEIRSMYERKYIWDRAVYPKGYLNGGKKGYSIAVADVTFKKSGQRTLYTQSLYMTPGSAFFYQTPYEHFGFIFPYMKPLYEVEKGKTVEITLYGAYGTNDNFRLIAFNANNAISGGWHDVLLDPFGK from the coding sequence ATGAAACCTGTAAAAAATGTGCTTATTGGACTTGTTTGTCTAGCTGTAATAAGTATCCCAGTTGCGGCTGAGGTTCAGCCTACCGCAGCTGTTGCCGCGGGGAAAGTTGAAATAACGTCTGCGACATTCAAAGATGTACCAAGTAATCATTGGGCGACAGATGCGATTAATTACGTAGCTGAGAAGGGCTATATGGCTGGTTATGCTGGCAATGTGTTTCGTCCGGCTGGAACCATTACTAGAGCTGAGTTTACGGTTGTTATTGTACGGATTTCGGGGTTAAAGGCTGCGAAATCTGCCATGTTCAGTGACATTTCCAGGCACTGGGCTTCTGGTGCGATTCAGACTGCCGCAGCTGCCGGGATCGTATCGACGGGAGAGTATGGGGTGGAGTTTCATCCAAACCAGGCGATTACTCGGTTGGAAATGGCGCATATGATTGCGAAGGCACTGGCGAAAGTGCCTGCATATGCGACGTATCTCAAGGCATTTAGCGGATTGTATAACGCCGACTTGCCTTTGGAAGATTATCGCGAGATGAAGAAGGCAGATGTGCCCTATCTAGCAATGGCATTCGGCAGCAGGGTTATGAGCGGCTATGCAGATGCTTCGTTTGGGCTGAACAAGAAAGCAACTCGCGCCGAGGCGGCTGCAATGTTCCAGACGCTAAGCAGCGTGAGAGGGAAGAAGCCGGAGAGTTATCAATATTTGAGAGAGCTGAAGGAAGTTGCGGAGACGGGGATGAATGCGGTGGCGGTATCGAAGTTGATTCCTCAAGTGAACATCGTGAAGGACAAGCCAATCGTAATTGAGCACGCTAACTTTACTGCGAAATTGAAACGAGTATATGTGGTTCCTATTAAAGGTGAGATCAGGAGCATGTATGAGAGAAAGTATATTTGGGATCGAGCAGTTTACCCTAAGGGGTATTTAAACGGAGGAAAGAAAGGCTATTCCATTGCTGTTGCTGATGTGACTTTTAAGAAATCGGGGCAAAGAACTCTGTACACACAAAGCCTCTATATGACACCTGGTTCAGCTTTCTTTTATCAAACACCATATGAGCATTTTGGATTTATTTTCCCATATATGAAACCTCTATATGAGGTTGAGAAAGGCAAAACAGTTGAGATTACACTTTATGGGGCATATGGAACTAATGACAATTTCCGTTTAATTGCTTTCAATGCTAATAATGCTATTTCAGGTGGTTGGCATGATGTATTATTAGACCCCTTTGGAAAGTAA
- a CDS encoding glycosyltransferase family 4 protein translates to MARPRIAFVTPGTFPLPSQNSSSVERVVEKLVPLLVPRIEPCIYGRSSRALGSKGKLSGSAVERFPAANKGLYLKRVGRALQRFQPELTQVENRPRYVLRLRRLAPTGKIWLNLHSSTFIRKGVISGAELERSFRAADRVIVNSEYLREDAAARVPACAHKIRVVYPGVDTERFLSQYTLDGARRRMQLRSERGWAGRSVVLFMGRLLSIKGVHHLLQLMPRLIEEHPSVLLVIVGGAFYGSRRTTAYVSELHRLGRKMKGYVQFVPYVPYGEVPGWFLGADVAVVPSGKREAFGLVNVEAMACGLPVVATRAGGMKEIIEDGVTGYLVDPDHVVPEMRARLLELLRDDRLRHEMGLRSRERVEQHFTWQHSAARWLELFDEAQLEAGMRDKY, encoded by the coding sequence ATGGCTAGACCGAGAATCGCTTTTGTAACGCCGGGCACTTTCCCGCTTCCTTCACAGAACAGCAGCTCTGTTGAGCGGGTGGTGGAGAAGCTGGTTCCGCTGCTCGTTCCTCGCATTGAACCTTGTATTTATGGCAGAAGCAGCCGAGCTCTGGGGAGCAAGGGAAAGTTAAGTGGTTCGGCGGTAGAGCGGTTTCCGGCTGCGAATAAAGGGCTTTACTTGAAGCGGGTCGGCCGCGCGCTGCAACGGTTTCAGCCTGAATTGACGCAGGTGGAGAATCGGCCGCGTTATGTGCTCCGGCTCCGCCGACTTGCGCCAACCGGGAAAATATGGCTCAATCTGCACTCTTCTACGTTTATTCGTAAAGGGGTTATAAGTGGAGCTGAGCTTGAGCGAAGCTTTCGCGCGGCAGATCGCGTTATCGTGAACAGCGAGTACCTGCGTGAAGATGCGGCTGCTCGCGTACCGGCTTGCGCGCACAAGATTCGGGTTGTGTATCCCGGCGTAGACACAGAGAGGTTCCTCTCGCAGTATACGCTGGACGGAGCACGGAGGCGAATGCAGCTGCGTTCGGAGCGGGGCTGGGCTGGGCGCAGCGTTGTGCTCTTTATGGGCAGGCTGTTGTCGATCAAAGGAGTGCATCATCTGCTTCAGCTTATGCCGCGGCTTATCGAGGAGCATCCGTCGGTTCTCCTTGTTATTGTAGGCGGTGCTTTCTACGGCTCTCGGCGGACAACGGCTTATGTGAGCGAGCTGCACCGGCTTGGCAGGAAGATGAAGGGATACGTGCAGTTTGTGCCCTATGTGCCTTATGGCGAAGTGCCTGGTTGGTTTCTCGGCGCAGATGTCGCTGTTGTGCCGTCAGGGAAGCGTGAGGCTTTCGGTCTTGTAAACGTGGAAGCAATGGCCTGCGGCTTGCCGGTCGTTGCCACAAGAGCTGGCGGGATGAAAGAGATCATCGAGGACGGCGTGACCGGGTATCTCGTGGATCCCGACCATGTTGTGCCGGAGATGCGGGCACGTCTGCTCGAGCTTCTGCGCGACGATAGGCTGCGGCATGAGATGGGGCTGCGGAGCCGCGAGCGGGTGGAGCAGCATTTTACATGGCAGCATTCCGCTGCGCGGTGGTTGGAATTGTTCGATGAAGCACAGCTGGAAGCCGGAATGAGAGATAAGTATTAA
- a CDS encoding transposase: MVGFVLVGALLGAVLLIWLRGKSDGVRMLLDGLAVLAYMGFFVVAASSVARTIWDDTVFMTQVHEVLQSPIFLASGAYLGPYGLALLVRQLMDKRS, encoded by the coding sequence ATGGTGGGATTTGTACTTGTCGGCGCACTGCTGGGAGCTGTGCTGCTCATATGGCTGAGAGGAAAGTCGGATGGTGTCCGGATGCTGCTCGATGGCCTGGCGGTGCTGGCTTATATGGGCTTCTTCGTCGTGGCTGCTAGTAGTGTTGCGAGGACGATTTGGGATGATACGGTGTTTATGACGCAAGTCCATGAGGTGCTGCAGAGTCCGATCTTTCTCGCGAGCGGGGCTTATTTAGGGCCATATGGCTTGGCTCTGCTGGTGCGGCAGCTGATGGACAAGCGAAGCTAG
- the asd gene encoding archaetidylserine decarboxylase (Phosphatidylserine decarboxylase is synthesized as a single chain precursor. Generation of the pyruvoyl active site from a Ser is coupled to cleavage of a Gly-Ser bond between the larger (beta) and smaller (alpha chains). It is an integral membrane protein.), giving the protein MTKWLLRSMTELSSRKWISRITGRFAQSPASRRFIPKFARMYGIAIEEAEKQLHEYSTLNEFFTRRLKTGARVIDQDSAALVSPVDALITGCGPIEQGTILNVKGQDYTIEELLNRSPRMENYKNGYYMVLYLSPTDYHRIHTPIAGTVVEREHVLGKVYPVNEFGLRHMRRVLSRNERLITYMRHANAETAIVKVGAMNVSSIKYVLPLREKMDKGDDLAYFEFGSTVVLLTEDDSFLPRPDLKTGLKVRMGERLGTLTS; this is encoded by the coding sequence ATGACCAAATGGCTGCTCCGATCAATGACCGAGCTTAGTTCTCGCAAATGGATTTCGCGAATAACCGGTCGATTTGCCCAGTCGCCCGCTAGCCGGCGCTTTATCCCGAAATTTGCCCGTATGTACGGGATTGCTATAGAGGAAGCTGAGAAGCAGCTGCATGAATATAGCACGCTGAACGAGTTTTTCACGCGTCGGCTGAAGACTGGCGCACGAGTAATAGATCAGGACTCCGCTGCACTCGTAAGTCCGGTTGACGCACTCATTACCGGCTGCGGCCCGATCGAACAAGGCACGATTCTTAATGTGAAAGGCCAGGATTATACCATTGAGGAGCTGCTCAATCGCTCGCCACGCATGGAGAATTACAAGAACGGCTACTACATGGTGCTCTACTTGAGTCCGACAGATTACCATCGCATACATACGCCTATTGCAGGTACGGTCGTGGAACGTGAGCATGTGCTTGGAAAAGTATATCCCGTTAACGAATTCGGCCTTCGTCATATGCGCCGAGTATTGAGCCGCAATGAGCGATTGATTACTTATATGAGGCATGCGAATGCAGAGACAGCGATTGTCAAAGTAGGCGCGATGAACGTCAGCAGCATCAAGTACGTACTCCCGCTCCGCGAAAAAATGGACAAGGGCGACGATCTGGCCTACTTCGAGTTCGGTTCCACCGTTGTGCTCTTGACCGAAGACGACAGCTTCCTCCCGCGTCCGGACCTGAAGACAGGCCTCAAGGTACGCATGGGCGAACGTCTAGGCACGTTAACTTCCTAA
- a CDS encoding helix-turn-helix domain-containing protein: MLHCSPTSFILKPALAKIVCEPGWKWQKREKPLANYDLFYVWSGSGEVILNGTPYPVSKGSCFLFKPGDHTSATHNPQKPLVLTYIHFDVSEQVDIVPQSYRILNETVDFEHLLSRYVRLFLVKTFAAEEEAQLILKQLMIYLLREDMESPIERKGSNQLTEAIHEIANYIRQNPGIVHRVEDLALRAQLSPRYFSIKFKEMIGTSVQTYMIRTRIERAQHLLMHAGMNVTEVADALGYRDIFFFSRQFKQYTGKSPSEIR; this comes from the coding sequence ATGCTGCACTGTTCGCCGACATCCTTTATTTTGAAGCCCGCCTTAGCCAAAATCGTCTGCGAGCCCGGATGGAAGTGGCAGAAGCGTGAGAAGCCGCTAGCTAATTATGATCTGTTCTACGTATGGAGCGGCAGTGGTGAAGTTATATTGAACGGCACGCCTTACCCGGTTAGTAAAGGAAGCTGTTTCTTGTTCAAGCCGGGAGATCATACGAGCGCAACCCATAATCCGCAGAAGCCTCTCGTATTGACGTATATTCATTTCGATGTGTCTGAGCAGGTAGATATTGTACCCCAGTCGTATCGGATCTTGAATGAGACGGTAGATTTCGAGCATTTGCTCTCTCGCTATGTACGGCTGTTCCTGGTGAAGACGTTTGCGGCCGAGGAGGAAGCGCAGCTGATCTTGAAGCAGCTCATGATCTACTTACTGCGTGAGGATATGGAAAGTCCAATTGAGCGCAAAGGAAGTAACCAGCTGACCGAAGCGATACATGAGATTGCAAATTATATTCGGCAAAATCCCGGCATTGTGCACCGTGTCGAGGATTTGGCGCTGCGCGCGCAGCTGTCGCCCAGATATTTTTCCATCAAGTTTAAGGAAATGATCGGCACATCCGTTCAAACGTATATGATTCGGACACGCATCGAACGGGCGCAGCATCTGCTCATGCATGCGGGAATGAATGTGACGGAGGTCGCCGACGCGCTTGGTTATCGGGATATCTTCTTCTTCAGCCGGCAGTTCAAGCAGTATACGGGCAAGAGTCCGTCGGAGATTCGATAG
- a CDS encoding aminotransferase class I/II-fold pyridoxal phosphate-dependent enzyme: protein MNPLAEALNATIERENGHVFAMLSTLGKAIYFPKEGILSQSAEAKAKAKKYNATIGIAIENGQPMHLKVIQDTLSAYNPKDLYEYAPPAGKPELRTAWRSKMLKENPSLANKNYGNPVVTNALTHGLSIVADLFADAGDAVIIPNKNWENYELTFGIRRGAVMVEYPLYNSENRFNAQGLREALLAQKDKGKAIVVLNFPNNPTGYTPGAEEGQEIVAALNDAAEAGINVVAVTDDAYFGLFFEGSMHESLFGQLAGLHPRVLPIKVDGATKEEYVWGFRVGFITYAAASDAMLSALEQKTLGIIRATISSGPHPSQTFVLKALQAPEFEAQKEEKFAIMKARANRVKDLLDSGRFGNVWSYYPFNSGYFMCLKLNNVEAETVRTRLLEEYQIGTIALGQSDLRVAFSCIEEENLEELFDTIYKAVQDVTVASK, encoded by the coding sequence ATGAACCCACTTGCTGAAGCATTGAACGCTACGATTGAGCGCGAGAACGGCCATGTTTTCGCGATGTTGTCCACACTCGGTAAAGCGATCTATTTTCCGAAGGAAGGCATTTTGAGCCAATCGGCCGAAGCAAAAGCAAAAGCAAAGAAGTACAATGCAACGATTGGCATCGCGATAGAGAACGGCCAGCCGATGCATTTGAAGGTCATCCAAGACACTCTCTCCGCTTATAATCCGAAGGATCTCTATGAATATGCACCGCCGGCAGGCAAGCCTGAGCTGCGGACTGCATGGCGCAGCAAGATGCTGAAAGAGAACCCGTCGCTAGCGAATAAAAATTACGGCAACCCTGTCGTGACGAATGCACTTACACATGGTCTTAGCATCGTGGCGGACTTGTTCGCAGATGCTGGAGATGCTGTCATTATTCCGAACAAGAACTGGGAGAACTACGAGCTGACTTTCGGCATCCGCCGCGGCGCAGTGATGGTAGAATACCCGCTATATAACAGTGAGAACCGCTTCAACGCCCAAGGTCTGCGCGAAGCTCTGCTCGCGCAGAAAGACAAAGGCAAAGCGATTGTCGTGCTGAACTTCCCGAACAATCCAACAGGCTACACCCCAGGCGCTGAAGAAGGCCAGGAAATCGTAGCTGCGCTGAACGATGCTGCTGAAGCTGGCATCAATGTCGTTGCCGTTACAGACGATGCCTACTTCGGCCTCTTCTTCGAAGGCTCCATGCATGAATCGCTGTTCGGCCAATTAGCCGGCTTGCACCCTCGCGTGCTGCCGATCAAGGTTGACGGCGCAACGAAGGAAGAGTATGTATGGGGCTTCCGCGTAGGCTTCATTACGTATGCAGCTGCTTCCGACGCCATGCTTAGCGCGTTGGAACAGAAGACGCTCGGCATTATCCGCGCGACGATCTCTAGCGGTCCGCATCCATCGCAGACTTTTGTGCTGAAAGCACTGCAGGCACCAGAATTCGAAGCGCAGAAGGAAGAGAAGTTCGCGATCATGAAAGCCCGCGCGAACCGCGTGAAAGACTTGCTCGACAGCGGTCGCTTCGGCAATGTATGGTCCTACTATCCGTTCAACTCCGGCTACTTCATGTGCCTCAAGCTGAACAACGTCGAAGCGGAAACGGTACGCACACGCCTGCTCGAAGAGTATCAAATCGGCACAATCGCGCTTGGCCAATCAGACCTGCGCGTTGCTTTCTCTTGCATCGAAGAGGAGAACCTCGAAGAGCTGTTCGATACCATCTATAAAGCGGTGCAGGATGTTACGGTAGCTAGTAAGTAA
- a CDS encoding LLM class flavin-dependent oxidoreductase, whose translation MSNHSKQLKLGALLHGVGGNPAMWRHPDTQGDASVNFELYKSWVQKAEAGKLDLIFIADGLYINEKSIPHFLNRFEPISLLSALASVSSNIGLVGTLSTSYSEPFTVARQFGSLDVLSGGRAGWNVVTSPLEGSALNYSKKEHPEHDLRYRIATEYLEVTRGLWDSWEDDAFVRDKEAGVFFDPAKLHTLNHEGEFFSVKGPLNIARSRQGRPVIFQAGASEVGKNYAAKEADAIFTGHETVEDAIAFYQDIKTRAASFGRSADDVLVFPGIGPIIGATEEEAERKYQEVASLITIENALNYLGRFFEHHDFSQYPLDEPFPELGDLGKNSFQSGTDKIKKDAKERGLTLRQVALQAATPRGKFIGTPEQVADQIEVWFVRGAADGFMLAAAVPNGLEDFVDHVVPLLQQRGLFRTEYEADTLRGNLGLQIPANRYAKVAEQEQEQEQVEAAQ comes from the coding sequence ATGAGTAACCATTCGAAACAGCTTAAGCTTGGCGCACTTCTTCACGGTGTCGGAGGTAATCCAGCAATGTGGCGTCACCCGGACACGCAAGGGGATGCGAGCGTTAATTTTGAACTTTATAAGAGCTGGGTGCAGAAAGCTGAAGCAGGCAAGCTGGACTTGATCTTTATCGCCGATGGCTTATATATCAATGAGAAATCTATTCCTCATTTCTTGAACCGTTTTGAACCGATCTCGCTACTCAGCGCGCTTGCCTCGGTCAGCTCGAATATTGGTCTTGTCGGTACGTTGTCGACGTCGTACAGCGAGCCCTTCACCGTTGCACGCCAATTCGGTTCGCTGGATGTGCTGAGCGGCGGACGCGCGGGCTGGAATGTCGTTACTTCCCCGCTCGAAGGCTCGGCGTTGAATTACAGTAAGAAGGAGCATCCTGAGCATGATCTGCGCTATCGCATTGCGACGGAATACTTGGAAGTGACTCGCGGCTTGTGGGATTCATGGGAGGATGACGCATTCGTGCGGGATAAAGAGGCAGGCGTCTTCTTCGATCCGGCGAAGCTGCACACGCTGAATCATGAAGGGGAGTTCTTCTCCGTGAAGGGACCGCTCAATATTGCGCGTTCGCGGCAGGGGCGGCCGGTTATCTTCCAGGCAGGAGCTTCGGAAGTCGGCAAAAACTATGCGGCAAAGGAAGCGGATGCGATCTTCACCGGGCATGAGACGGTTGAGGATGCCATCGCCTTCTATCAAGACATTAAGACGCGTGCTGCCAGCTTCGGCCGTTCGGCTGATGATGTGCTCGTGTTTCCGGGCATCGGACCGATTATCGGTGCGACGGAAGAGGAGGCAGAGCGCAAATATCAAGAGGTTGCGAGTCTCATAACGATTGAGAATGCGCTCAATTATTTGGGCCGTTTCTTCGAGCATCATGATTTCTCCCAGTATCCGCTGGATGAGCCGTTCCCGGAGCTCGGCGATCTTGGCAAGAACAGCTTCCAGAGCGGTACGGACAAAATCAAGAAGGACGCGAAGGAGCGGGGACTCACGCTTCGCCAGGTGGCGCTGCAAGCAGCGACGCCGCGCGGGAAGTTCATCGGCACGCCTGAGCAGGTGGCTGATCAGATCGAGGTATGGTTCGTTCGCGGTGCGGCAGACGGCTTCATGCTCGCAGCAGCGGTACCGAATGGTCTCGAGGACTTTGTCGACCATGTTGTCCCTCTGTTGCAGCAGCGCGGTTTGTTCCGCACAGAGTATGAAGCGGATACGCTTCGCGGTAATCTGGGACTGCAGATTCCGGCGAACCGATATGCGAAGGTGGCGGAGCAGGAACAGGAACAGGAGCAAGTTGAAGCGGCACAGTAG
- a CDS encoding DinB family protein, producing the protein MTQNQIDTLLLDYAALRDQLQQAIAGLSEDQLKWQAAPGVWSATEVLSHLADHHIVVGFRIRDILAGSTAQLPVFNQDEWVSSSRANEGRAQDILAFYGAYLTYNLLLLKRLSPSEWERTGVNFKGETVSVRDVIWGFIKHVHVHIGQIERIASAYVVV; encoded by the coding sequence ATGACACAGAACCAAATTGATACGCTTCTTCTGGATTACGCAGCGCTTCGCGATCAACTGCAGCAGGCCATTGCGGGCTTGAGCGAAGATCAACTGAAATGGCAGGCGGCACCTGGAGTATGGAGTGCGACCGAGGTACTCTCGCATTTGGCGGACCATCATATTGTGGTAGGCTTCCGCATTCGTGATATTTTGGCAGGCTCTACGGCTCAGCTTCCAGTGTTCAACCAGGATGAGTGGGTTTCCTCGTCGAGAGCAAACGAAGGCCGGGCACAGGATATTTTGGCCTTCTATGGGGCGTATCTGACTTACAACTTGCTGCTGCTGAAGCGGCTTAGTCCTTCCGAATGGGAGCGTACAGGCGTTAATTTCAAAGGCGAAACGGTATCGGTTCGTGATGTGATCTGGGGCTTCATCAAACATGTACATGTTCATATCGGGCAAATTGAGCGGATAGCATCCGCATATGTAGTTGTTTAA
- a CDS encoding amidohydrolase, giving the protein MSFTIESGVLAERLIAVRRHLHEHPELSHEEFETTASIRRWLEEAGIAAFDGYGLRTGLIAEIGGLLPGPVVAIRADIDALPIQEETGLSFASRYPGRMHACGHDFHTAAAIGAALLLKEREHELHGTVRLLFQPAEEKAKGAQQLIAAGALEGVSAIVGMHNKPDLPVGTVGIKDGAMMAAADGFVIEVEGRGSHAAVPEAGLDPIVTAAHIITALQTVVSRNVGPLESAVISVTKLHSGTAWNVIPQQAVLEGTVRSFGAEVRERVLARFDEVVAGIAAAFGTKAHVRWIEGPPPVVNDAALAEIGVRAAQEAGLQAIVPIPSPAGEDFAFYQQEVPGLFVFMGVGGGQEWHHPKFDLNEEALLPSAKFLASLAELALKEI; this is encoded by the coding sequence ATGAGCTTTACGATTGAAAGCGGAGTGTTAGCTGAACGATTAATTGCGGTGAGGCGTCACCTGCATGAGCACCCTGAGCTGTCACATGAGGAATTCGAGACGACGGCATCTATTCGCCGCTGGCTGGAGGAGGCAGGGATTGCTGCTTTTGATGGTTATGGGCTGCGGACGGGTTTGATCGCTGAAATCGGCGGCTTGCTTCCCGGTCCCGTAGTTGCCATTCGTGCAGATATTGATGCACTGCCGATTCAGGAGGAGACGGGGCTATCGTTCGCCTCGCGTTATCCCGGCAGGATGCATGCTTGCGGGCATGATTTTCATACCGCTGCAGCCATAGGCGCGGCGCTGCTCTTGAAGGAGCGCGAGCATGAGCTGCATGGGACAGTTCGCCTCTTGTTCCAGCCCGCCGAAGAGAAAGCCAAAGGCGCGCAGCAGTTAATTGCCGCAGGTGCGCTGGAAGGCGTCAGCGCCATAGTTGGGATGCACAATAAGCCGGATTTGCCGGTTGGCACCGTTGGCATTAAAGACGGTGCGATGATGGCGGCAGCCGATGGCTTCGTGATCGAGGTCGAAGGGCGCGGCTCTCATGCCGCCGTTCCGGAGGCAGGGCTTGATCCGATCGTTACGGCCGCGCATATCATTACGGCGCTGCAAACGGTCGTAAGCCGGAACGTTGGTCCGCTCGAGAGCGCCGTCATTAGCGTGACGAAGCTGCATAGCGGAACGGCGTGGAACGTGATTCCTCAGCAGGCTGTGCTTGAGGGGACGGTTCGGTCTTTCGGCGCGGAGGTGCGCGAGCGTGTGCTGGCGCGTTTCGATGAAGTGGTTGCCGGAATTGCCGCAGCATTCGGAACGAAAGCGCATGTACGCTGGATAGAAGGCCCGCCGCCAGTTGTGAATGACGCTGCGCTTGCAGAGATTGGCGTAAGGGCTGCGCAGGAGGCGGGGCTTCAGGCGATTGTGCCGATTCCTTCGCCGGCTGGCGAAGATTTTGCATTTTATCAGCAAGAGGTACCCGGATTGTTCGTCTTCATGGGTGTAGGTGGCGGCCAGGAGTGGCATCATCCGAAGTTCGATTTGAATGAGGAAGCGCTGCTGCCAAGCGCGAAGTTTCTGGCAAGCTTGGCGGAGCTGGCTTTGAAAGAGATATAG